A single window of Rana temporaria chromosome 1, aRanTem1.1, whole genome shotgun sequence DNA harbors:
- the PPID gene encoding peptidyl-prolyl cis-trans isomerase D has product MTNPSPSNRPSDPGNPRVFFDIDIGGEPVGRVVLELFADVVPKTAENFRALCTGEKGIGKTTGKPLHFKGCPFHRVIKKFMIQGGDFSNQDGTGGESIYGEKFEDENFHYKHDREGLLSMANAGPNTNGSQFFIITVPTPHLDGKHVVFGQVLKGHGIVKMLENVELQGELPKKPCVIADCGEFRDGDEVVVAPSDGSGDIHPDFPEDSDVELNDVEKIVSIAEDVKNVGNNLFKSQNWEMAIKKYNKALRYVESCKDVTGDDNISKLNPIAVSCNLNIGACKLKMSDFRAAVESCDEALEIDSSNTKALYRRAQGWQGLKDYEQALEDLKKAHELTPEDKAISSEILRVKHRIKEQKEKERAVYAKMFA; this is encoded by the exons ATGACAAATCCGAGCCCGAGCAACAGGCCGTCCGACCCCGGCAATCCGCGGGTGTTCTTTGACATAGATATTGGAGGCGAGCCAG ttGGTCGCGTTGTGCTGGAACTGTTTGCCGATGTTGTCCCTAAAACAGCTGAGAACTTCCGCGCTCTGTGCACTGGGGAGAAAGGTATAGGGAAGACAACAGGAAAGCCTCTGCATTTCAAAGGATGTCCTTTCCATAGGG ttattaagAAATTCATGATCCAGGGGGGAGATTTCTCCAATCAAGATGGAACTGGTGGTGAAAGTATATATGGAGAGAAGTTTGAGGATGAAAACTTTCATTATAAG CATGACAGGGAAGGCTTGCTCAGTATGGCTAATGCAGGACCAAACACCAATGGCTCTCAGTTCTTTATCATAACTGTGCCGACGCCTCATTTAGATGGGAAACATGTTGTATTTGGCCAAGTGCTTAAAGGGCATGGCATTGTAAAAATGCTGGAAAATGTTGAACTTCAGGGCGAACTTCCTAAGAAG ccaTGTGTAATAGCGGACTGTGGAGAGTTCAGAGACGGAGATGAAGTGGTCGTGGCTCCTTCAGATGGCTCTGGTGACATTCATCCTGACTTCCCAGAGGACTCCGATGTTGAATTAAATGAT GTTGAAAAAATTGTCAGTATTGCAGAAGATGTCAAGAACGTTGGGAATAATTTATTCAAGTCTCAGAACTGGGAGATGGCaataaagaaatataataaaGCTCTAAG ATATGTAGAGAGCTGTAAAGATGTAACCGGAGATGACAACATTTCAAAGTTAAATCCTATTGCTGTAAGCTGTAATCTAAATATTGGAGCTTGTAAACTGAAAATGTCTGACTTCAGAGCTGCAGTCGAGAGCTGCGATGAG gcTCTTGAAATCGATTCCTCGAACACAAAGGCACTTTACAGACGGGCCCAAGGTTGGCAGGGATTGAAAGACTATGAACAAGCACTG GAGGATCTTAAAAAGGCACATGAGTTGACCCCAGAGGATAAAg CTATCAGCAGTGAAATTCTTCGGGTCAAGCACAGAATCAAAGaacagaaggaaaaagaaagagccGTCTATGCAAAAATGTTTGCATAA